The Achromobacter deleyi region CTGTTGCTGCGGTTCGGCCTGAGGGGCCGCGCCGAACGCCGGATTGCGCCGCTGGTCCTTCAGGAAAGCGTCGACTTCCGCATCGGAAATGACAATGGTGGAGTCCACTGCGCGCTGGCGCAGGCGATCCGTGCGGATCTCGTCGCGCAGCGACTTCCGGTAGGTCTCCCAGGGCGTGCCGGCCTTTTCAAGTTCCTGGCGCAGTTGCGCCGGGGTGATCTTGTTGCGGCTCGCGATCGTCTGGATGGCCTGATCAACCTGGGCATCGTCCACGCGGATGCCCAGACGGTCCGCTTCGTGGCGCTGCACGCGCTCCATGATCAGGCGCTGCAGCACCTGGTGCTGCAGGGTCTGGTCGTCCGGCACCTGGATGCCGCGGGACTTCAGCTCGGCGGAAATGCGCAGGGACGCATCACGCAGCTCGCGCAGCGTGATCACGTCCTTATCGACAACCGCGGCGATTCCATCCACGAACTGCTCGCCCTTCGGTGCGGACGTCGCGTTGTTCTGTGCGGCGGGAGCGGCCTTGGCGCCTGTGTTCGCGCCACGGGCAGTCTGCTCGGCCGCGTGCGCGGCGGGCAAGCCGGCGCACAGGGCCAGCAACAGCGCATTGCCGGAGAGGCGGCGCAAAGAGTGCAACCTACGCATCATTCATACCTTTCAAATGTGGTCCCGGCAGGCACGGGCGGAGTGATGCGCGTGTAACCGGGGATACTTCTGTTCAGCAGGCTCATCGGGTCGGTTCCCAGGGAACCCAGGCCGGTCAGCTCAAGTTGGAAGAACAGTGCGGAATTGGTGTCCGCAGCCGACACGGCGTAGCGCTGGTAGACCATGCGGCCCACCCAGCAGCAATCGCCCTTGTACTCCAGACCGGCGATGGCCTGCGTTACGCGGGGAGAATCCGTCGTATTGGCCACCGTGCTGGACGGTCCTGAACGTAAAGAATAGTCCACCCGGCCTACGCCGTACCAGCGCTTGCTGAACGGCCATTGCACCGCCAGGCTGACCTGATTCTGGCCTTGCGGCTGATAGTACACGCCCGGCTGGGGATCGCGCTGATAGCGATAGGCCAGAGCGATGGTGGTCAGGCGCTGCGGCGACCAGCGCGCACTGACGAGCCCGCGCGACCAGTTGTTGTCGTAAGGGTTGTACTGCGCGGCCACGTCGGTGCTCAGCGAGTCGGTCAAAGCCGCGCTGGCGCCCACGAGGAAATCGGAACGCACGTTTTCACGCGGCGTCTCATTCGGCAAGGTGACCTTCTGGTCCTCGAAGTACAGGCGTTGCGCCACGCCCAGCGACATGCGCTCGAAACCGGTATTGGCGTCCAGCCAGCGCGTGGTCAGCGCCGCCGTCAGCTGGTTGGCGTTCGCGATGCGGTCCCAGCCACCGGTGTAGATGTTTTCCTCGAAGGCCTGCGAAAAGCTGAAGTCGGCCAGCGACGTGTCGAACACGGGCAGCTTGGACTGGTCGCGGTAAGGCACGCGCAGGTAGTACAGGCGCGGTTCCAGCGTCTGCGTGGACGACTTGCCGAACAGCGTGGTGTCGCGCTCGAAGATGAGGCCGGCGTCCACCGACATGATGGGCACGGTGCGCGACTGCGAGCGCGGCAAGCCGTCCGCCGAGCCGCCGTTCAGGCCCAGCGTATCCACCCCATACCATTTGGTCTGATATTGGGTGTAGTTGACACCCGCTTTGGGAATGATGAACCAGCCCGGCCGGACGATCGGATAAGACACCGTCGGATAGGATTGAAGGCGGTCGCCGTCCGGATACCTGTTGGCGGAGCCGAAATCCGGCATGCTGAAGCGCACCGCGCTCGAGGTCCAGTCCACGTCGAAACCACCCCAGTCGTAGCGCGCGCCGCGCAGGTACAGCTCGGGCAACTTGTCGTACGGCGGCACCAGGGGCGCATCGGGGTCCTGCAGCGTCTGGTACTTATAGACCTGAGCGTACGCGCTCCAGTAGTTCGAGGCCCAGCCCACCCGGCCGCGTTGCGGCAGGTAGGTGGTGGACGCCTGGTTCAGGCCCAGCTGCGAAATGTCCCGGAAGTAATTGTCGTCCGAGACCTTGGCGATATCCCAATCGGCGTAGAAACCATGGGAGAACGTCTGCTGGTGGCGCCACCAGTACATCCAGCGGTCTTCGCTGGTGACGTGGTCATCGGGCAGGTATGTGCCGTTCAGGGTGCCGGCGTAGCCATTTCCCAGATAACGGAATTCCGCGCCCAACTGCAGGCCCCGCTTGGAGAAGTAGCGGGGCTGCACCGTCATGTCGTAATTGGGCGCCAGGTTCAGGTAGTACGGCAGCGATATGTCGAAACCACCCTGGCTGGTCGTGCCATAGGTCGGTATCAGGAAGCCGGACTTGCGCTCTCTCTTGACCGGAAAGGTCAGGTAGGGCGATGCCAGGATCGGCACGTCCTTGAAGTACAGCACGCCATTGCGCGCCACGCCTTCGTTTTCGTCGAAATCTATGTCGACCGTCTTGGCCTTGATGTACCAGGACGGCTCCGGGCAGGGACACCCGCTGTACGTGACCGTATGCATCCGCATCTGCGACTTGCTGAAGATGTCCGCATGCTCGGCGACGGCAAAGCCGCCCGAGGCGCCCATCCAGAAATTCGGCTTTTCGATCTCGCCCGAATACTTGTCCACATTGAACTTGGCGTTCGGCCCCGTCACCAGCGTGCCATCGCGCATCATGCGCGCGTTGCCCTGGACGTCGACTTCGCCGGTATCCTTGCGGTAGTTGATCAGGTCGCCCTTGATCACGCTGTCGATGCGGCGCACTTGCGCGCTGCCGGTCAGGGTCAGGTCGGAATCGGGATCGCCCGCGATGCTGTCCGCTTCCATATAGGCGGGGATGCTGTCGTCCGGCAGCCGGTGTATCCGCAAGCCGGGAGAAGTCCGCAGTTCGGGGATAGGCGTGGCCGACGACGCGGAAGCAGCGGCGCCCTGGCTACCTTGAGCCTGAACGGCTCCGGCGGCGACGCTGACAGCAGAGAGGATCAACCACCGAACCTTGCGCACGAATGAAAACAGCCCTTTTTGACCATGGGGGAGCCAGACAAAGGCGCCCGGGCGGGGCCAATGCTAACGGAAACGAGCCGGTATTATAGAGAAGCCGCGAACAACGCCCAGCCTTATGTTCGCGGAACACAAATTTCAGCAATATTGTCTTTCTGACACGGATCTTCCTTGAAAAACGATCACGACCCCCGCCTGGCGCAGATCCGCAACTGGCTGGAAGGCCTGCCTGCCGACCTGAACCTGGCCGTGGATACGCTGCGCCCGGCCTCCGCCGACGCCAGCTTCCGCCGCTACTTCAGGCTGGACGCCGGCCAGCGCACCCTGATTGTCATGGACGCGCCGCCCCAGCACGAAGACTGCCGCCCATTCCTGCACGTCGGCCAGTTGCTGGCGGACGCCGGACTGAACGTGCCCGCCGTGCTGGCGCAGGACCTGGGACTGGGGCTGCTGCTCCTGTCCGACCTGGGCGAACAGACCTATTACCAGCGCATCCAGGCCGGCCTGGAAGACAGCCAGCTCCAGACGCTATACCGCGAAGCCCTGGCCGCCCTGGTCAAGCTGCAACAGGCCTCGACCGCCGGCCTGGCTTCCTACGACACCGCCCGGTTGGCCGACGAGCTCAAGCTCTTCCCCGAGTGGTATGTGCAAAAGCACCATGGCGCGGTGCTGGACGACAAGACCGCCAACGCGCTGGAAAAGATCTTCGCCCTGCTGTCGGCCAGCAACGGCGGGCAGGCCCAGGTGCTGGTGCACCGCGACTTCCATTCGCCCAACCTGATGGTCTGCGACCAGCCGCAGTACGGTCCCAATCCCGGCGTCATCGACTTCCAGGACGCGCTGG contains the following coding sequences:
- a CDS encoding aminoglycoside phosphotransferase family protein, whose amino-acid sequence is MKNDHDPRLAQIRNWLEGLPADLNLAVDTLRPASADASFRRYFRLDAGQRTLIVMDAPPQHEDCRPFLHVGQLLADAGLNVPAVLAQDLGLGLLLLSDLGEQTYYQRIQAGLEDSQLQTLYREALAALVKLQQASTAGLASYDTARLADELKLFPEWYVQKHHGAVLDDKTANALEKIFALLSASNGGQAQVLVHRDFHSPNLMVCDQPQYGPNPGVIDFQDALAGPITYDLASLVTDARTTWEEPQQLDWAIRYWEMARAAGLPVESDFADFHRTYEWMGLQRNLRILGVFARLNHRDGKAHYLAHMPRVNGYVRQVAQRYGVFTPLLRLLDRLDDRQVSVGYTF
- a CDS encoding LPS-assembly protein LptD, yielding MRKVRWLILSAVSVAAGAVQAQGSQGAAASASSATPIPELRTSPGLRIHRLPDDSIPAYMEADSIAGDPDSDLTLTGSAQVRRIDSVIKGDLINYRKDTGEVDVQGNARMMRDGTLVTGPNAKFNVDKYSGEIEKPNFWMGASGGFAVAEHADIFSKSQMRMHTVTYSGCPCPEPSWYIKAKTVDIDFDENEGVARNGVLYFKDVPILASPYLTFPVKRERKSGFLIPTYGTTSQGGFDISLPYYLNLAPNYDMTVQPRYFSKRGLQLGAEFRYLGNGYAGTLNGTYLPDDHVTSEDRWMYWWRHQQTFSHGFYADWDIAKVSDDNYFRDISQLGLNQASTTYLPQRGRVGWASNYWSAYAQVYKYQTLQDPDAPLVPPYDKLPELYLRGARYDWGGFDVDWTSSAVRFSMPDFGSANRYPDGDRLQSYPTVSYPIVRPGWFIIPKAGVNYTQYQTKWYGVDTLGLNGGSADGLPRSQSRTVPIMSVDAGLIFERDTTLFGKSSTQTLEPRLYYLRVPYRDQSKLPVFDTSLADFSFSQAFEENIYTGGWDRIANANQLTAALTTRWLDANTGFERMSLGVAQRLYFEDQKVTLPNETPRENVRSDFLVGASAALTDSLSTDVAAQYNPYDNNWSRGLVSARWSPQRLTTIALAYRYQRDPQPGVYYQPQGQNQVSLAVQWPFSKRWYGVGRVDYSLRSGPSSTVANTTDSPRVTQAIAGLEYKGDCCWVGRMVYQRYAVSAADTNSALFFQLELTGLGSLGTDPMSLLNRSIPGYTRITPPVPAGTTFERYE